In Elusimicrobiota bacterium, the following are encoded in one genomic region:
- a CDS encoding 2,3-diphosphoglycerate-dependent phosphoglycerate mutase, translating into MGKLVLVRHGQSLWNLENRFTGWVDVSITALGAEEARRAGRELKGISFDVAFTSELKRAQETLALILEEAGIHGLPSHKDKALNERHYGDLQGLDKAETARKYGEEQVHVWRRSYDIRPPGGESLKDTAERTLPYFHSRILPQAQACKNVLICAHGNSLRAILMELDKLSPQEIMKVNIDTCRPLFYEVAPDGRARRAAR; encoded by the coding sequence ATGGGAAAACTTGTTCTGGTGCGGCATGGGCAGTCTCTGTGGAACCTCGAGAACCGCTTCACGGGCTGGGTGGACGTTTCCATCACGGCCCTGGGGGCCGAGGAAGCGCGCCGGGCCGGGCGAGAGCTCAAGGGGATATCCTTCGACGTGGCCTTCACCTCGGAGCTCAAGCGCGCCCAGGAGACTTTGGCCCTCATCCTCGAGGAGGCTGGGATCCACGGTTTGCCCTCGCATAAGGACAAAGCCTTGAACGAACGCCATTACGGCGACCTGCAGGGCCTGGACAAGGCGGAGACCGCGAGGAAATACGGGGAAGAGCAGGTCCACGTCTGGCGGCGCTCCTACGATATCCGACCTCCGGGAGGAGAAAGCCTTAAGGACACGGCCGAGCGGACCCTCCCTTACTTCCATTCCCGGATACTCCCGCAAGCCCAAGCCTGCAAGAACGTGCTGATCTGCGCCCACGGCAATAGCCTGCGAGCCATCCTCATGGAGCTTGATAAGCTCTCCCCCCAGGAAATCATGAAGGTCAACATCGACACCTGCCGGCCCCTTTTCTACGAGGTCGCCCCGGACGGCCGTGCCCGGCGCGCGGCGCGGTGA
- the bamD gene encoding outer membrane protein assembly factor BamD, which translates to MKRALLALAPLLFSGCLATQRDVLDLENQADELGAQIIELKKIVSSMQGNQADLGVQFKQLHEDMSVFTETVKQSQEDMKKLSSKLDDLSVGLSNKVAAIGSTLTNQQAKSLEEQKAALASQANSPTELFNTADVRLGLKNYSLAAKGFEDYVAKFPKGALIDVATYKLGQAYYGDRKWEAAGRQFALLLEKYPKSGLIPSARLYYALSLVKMKKNLPEARQYLESIPADFPSSPEAKAAARELKKLAPPPAAPPQSAATQ; encoded by the coding sequence ATGAAGCGCGCGCTCCTGGCCCTGGCTCCGCTGCTGTTTTCCGGCTGCCTGGCCACCCAGCGGGACGTCCTCGACCTTGAAAACCAGGCCGACGAGCTAGGCGCGCAAATCATTGAGCTCAAGAAAATCGTCTCCTCCATGCAAGGCAACCAGGCGGACTTGGGAGTGCAGTTCAAGCAGCTGCACGAGGACATGAGCGTTTTCACCGAGACCGTCAAGCAGTCGCAAGAGGACATGAAGAAGCTCTCCTCTAAGCTCGACGACTTGAGCGTGGGGCTTTCCAACAAAGTCGCGGCCATCGGCTCGACCTTGACGAACCAGCAGGCCAAGAGCCTTGAGGAGCAAAAAGCGGCCTTGGCCTCCCAGGCAAACTCCCCCACCGAGCTCTTCAACACCGCCGACGTGCGCCTGGGCCTCAAGAACTACTCCCTGGCGGCCAAGGGCTTCGAGGACTACGTCGCCAAATTTCCGAAGGGCGCCCTTATCGACGTCGCGACCTACAAGCTGGGCCAGGCCTATTACGGCGACAGGAAATGGGAGGCCGCCGGCCGGCAATTCGCCCTGCTCCTCGAGAAATACCCGAAGAGCGGCTTGATTCCCTCGGCCAGGCTCTATTACGCCCTGAGCCTCGTCAAGATGAAGAAGAACCTTCCCGAAGCCAGGCAGTACCTGGAATCCATTCCCGCGGATTTCCCCTCGAGCCCCGAGGCCAAGGCCGCGGCGCGCGAACTCAAGAAATTGGCCCCGCCCCCCGCGGCGCCGCCCCAGAGCGCCGCCACGCAGTGA
- a CDS encoding response regulator, which yields MAKILIVDDDFEIVALLTEVLELEGHSVDAAYEPVEGMQKARAMVPDLIILDFHMPGTSGAHLFESLRRNQASHLTPILFMSGEAAPEEILSQISDAEHSQFMAKPIHLEDFRKVVRQMLSKGPAETTH from the coding sequence ATGGCAAAGATTCTTATTGTAGACGATGATTTCGAGATTGTCGCCCTGCTCACCGAGGTTCTGGAACTGGAAGGGCACTCTGTGGACGCCGCCTACGAGCCGGTGGAAGGAATGCAGAAAGCCAGGGCCATGGTTCCGGATCTCATCATTCTCGATTTCCATATGCCGGGCACGAGCGGAGCCCACCTATTCGAGTCGCTGCGCCGCAATCAAGCCAGCCACCTGACCCCCATCCTTTTCATGAGCGGCGAGGCAGCGCCCGAGGAAATCCTGAGCCAGATTTCGGACGCCGAGCACTCCCAATTCATGGCCAAACCCATCCATCTCGAGGACTTCCGGAAGGTCGTGCGGCAGATGCTCTCGAAAGGTCCGGCGGAAACAACGCATTGA
- the pal gene encoding peptidoglycan-associated lipoprotein Pal — translation MSSRDAAGAASAASPGAAGSQEAPSANPPAYAPGTEATEASLRGSAFAQSEDLEAVHFDYDSSSLKEDALASLKKNAEYLKHHPELEFLVAGHCDDRGTIEYNLALGQRRAKEVRDYYVRLGVSGKSLATISYGKEAPVCQESNEACWAQNRRAETKARSREAGK, via the coding sequence ATGAGCTCGAGAGACGCCGCCGGAGCCGCCTCAGCCGCCTCGCCGGGCGCGGCTGGCTCTCAAGAGGCGCCCTCCGCCAATCCCCCCGCATACGCTCCGGGAACTGAAGCGACCGAGGCGAGCCTGCGCGGTTCGGCATTCGCCCAAAGCGAGGACCTCGAGGCCGTACATTTCGACTACGACAGCTCGTCCCTGAAGGAGGATGCCCTCGCCTCCTTGAAGAAGAACGCGGAATACTTGAAGCACCATCCAGAGCTCGAGTTCCTCGTGGCGGGCCACTGCGACGACCGGGGCACCATCGAATACAACCTGGCCCTGGGACAGCGCCGCGCCAAGGAAGTGCGCGACTACTACGTTCGTTTGGGAGTGTCCGGCAAGTCCCTGGCAACCATCTCCTACGGCAAGGAGGCGCCGGTCTGCCAGGAATCCAATGAGGCCTGCTGGGCCCAGAACCGCCGGGCCGAAACCAAGGCCCGCTCCCGGGAGGCGGGGAAGTAG
- a CDS encoding DsbA family protein — protein MALERRLIAGAAVAACCALSVMLAKGFQKVESTQAPPFRQKGEPSSRVVIVEFSDFQCPHCRVGQAALKELLALYGKEVRVTYKHYPLSMHAWAKPAAVAAECAGRQGKFWPYHDALYERQEQWSLGQDAALWLSKYAQEFKLNIKSFEACLKDPAAAAAVETDIKEGNLRWVSSTPTFFINNKRFAGSRQLASRGPLWIDKILKK, from the coding sequence ATGGCACTCGAGCGAAGGCTCATCGCTGGCGCCGCGGTCGCGGCCTGCTGCGCTCTATCGGTCATGCTGGCCAAGGGCTTCCAAAAGGTCGAGTCGACCCAAGCCCCCCCCTTCCGCCAGAAAGGAGAGCCCTCTTCCCGCGTGGTCATCGTGGAATTCTCCGATTTCCAATGCCCGCACTGCCGCGTCGGCCAAGCGGCCTTAAAGGAGCTCCTGGCCCTCTACGGCAAGGAGGTTCGGGTCACCTACAAGCACTACCCGTTGAGCATGCACGCCTGGGCCAAGCCCGCGGCGGTGGCCGCGGAGTGCGCGGGCCGCCAGGGGAAATTCTGGCCCTACCATGACGCCCTTTATGAAAGACAGGAGCAATGGAGCCTGGGCCAGGACGCCGCGCTGTGGCTCTCCAAGTACGCCCAAGAGTTCAAGCTGAACATAAAATCCTTCGAGGCGTGCCTGAAAGACCCCGCCGCCGCCGCGGCCGTGGAAACGGACATCAAGGAAGGGAATCTCCGCTGGGTATCCTCCACCCCCACTTTCTTCATCAACAACAAGCGCTTCGCGGGATCCAGGCAGCTGGCTTCCCGAGGCCCCCTATGGATAGACAAGATCCTCAAAAAATAG
- a CDS encoding DoxX family protein yields MDRQDPQKIAIPAWAAVAARLVVGAVLAAAGAYKAAAPVEEFSLVIESYQIAPLEMTLSLAAILPWVQMWLGFSLILGYWIRPSALGAGTLLACFIAALASLKARGIVLPHCGCFGGPFHPSPDATMVSDAVLLGLSFLAYRGPPSRLSLDSWVLGE; encoded by the coding sequence ATGGATAGACAAGATCCTCAAAAAATAGCCATTCCGGCTTGGGCCGCGGTGGCGGCGCGCCTGGTCGTGGGCGCGGTCCTGGCCGCAGCCGGAGCATACAAGGCCGCCGCACCCGTCGAGGAATTTTCCCTCGTCATCGAGAGCTACCAAATCGCGCCTCTGGAGATGACCTTGAGCCTGGCGGCCATCCTGCCTTGGGTCCAGATGTGGCTGGGATTTTCCCTCATACTAGGCTATTGGATCCGGCCCTCGGCCCTGGGCGCGGGAACGCTATTGGCCTGCTTCATCGCGGCCTTGGCCTCCCTCAAGGCCCGCGGCATCGTGCTGCCTCATTGCGGCTGCTTCGGCGGCCCCTTCCATCCGAGCCCCGACGCCACCATGGTCTCGGACGCGGTCCTGCTGGGGCTCAGCTTCTTGGCGTACCGGGGCCCTCCCTCCCGCCTCAGCCTCGACTCCTGGGTCCTAGGAGAATAG
- a CDS encoding S8 family peptidase: MKRRVGWILAAAWLGLAFTGRAAASGDLVRRIVVFSQETSRADRMAIARTAGANIVRELWLINAVVIEGQEAQVQSAENSLKDRPEVLLVDEDPEVKWLPAAAPALVTDIPLPDVKAVIKPFHPAADGVPGVQKRDWGVERVKAPAAWAKTRGEGVKVVVIDTGIDINHPDLKENIVGGWNTVNDSPNFKDDNGHGSHVSGIIAAVDNNEGSVGVAPKASLYGVKVLNAEGSGTYDNVIAGMQWAVENKMQVANMSLGGSRGTESLRLAVSAMTKAGVVLMAAAGNSGGAVSYPGAYKDEGAITIAASNSANKVAWFSSRGPAVAFIAPGVNIYSTYWESKSDGSSGSGYDTLSGTSMATPHMVGLAALAIKAKNITGSDEKVVQAVRAALKAAASPLSDEIPVEQQGSGIVDAGKLVNR; encoded by the coding sequence ATGAAAAGGAGAGTCGGCTGGATCCTTGCCGCGGCATGGCTGGGTCTGGCTTTCACAGGCCGGGCCGCCGCTTCCGGCGACCTGGTCCGACGCATCGTCGTATTCTCGCAGGAGACTTCTCGCGCTGATCGCATGGCCATCGCGCGCACCGCCGGGGCCAACATCGTCCGCGAGCTCTGGCTCATCAATGCCGTGGTGATCGAGGGCCAGGAGGCCCAGGTCCAATCGGCGGAGAACAGCCTCAAGGATCGCCCCGAGGTGCTCCTCGTGGACGAGGACCCTGAGGTCAAGTGGCTACCGGCCGCGGCTCCGGCCCTGGTAACCGACATTCCCCTGCCGGACGTCAAGGCCGTGATCAAGCCTTTCCACCCGGCGGCCGACGGAGTGCCGGGAGTCCAGAAGAGAGACTGGGGGGTAGAGCGCGTGAAGGCCCCGGCGGCCTGGGCCAAGACCCGCGGAGAGGGCGTCAAGGTCGTCGTCATCGACACGGGAATCGACATCAATCATCCGGATCTCAAGGAAAATATCGTAGGGGGCTGGAACACGGTCAACGACAGCCCCAACTTCAAGGACGACAACGGGCACGGCAGCCATGTCTCCGGCATCATAGCAGCCGTGGACAACAATGAGGGTTCCGTGGGGGTCGCGCCCAAGGCCTCCCTGTACGGAGTCAAGGTGCTCAACGCCGAGGGCTCCGGCACCTACGACAACGTCATCGCTGGCATGCAGTGGGCGGTGGAAAACAAGATGCAGGTGGCCAACATGTCGTTGGGCGGCTCGCGCGGAACGGAATCCCTGCGCCTGGCCGTGAGTGCTATGACCAAGGCCGGGGTGGTCCTCATGGCGGCCGCCGGGAACTCCGGCGGGGCGGTCTCATACCCGGGGGCCTACAAGGATGAGGGCGCCATCACCATCGCCGCCTCGAACTCCGCGAATAAGGTGGCCTGGTTCTCTAGCCGGGGCCCCGCTGTGGCCTTCATCGCGCCTGGAGTCAACATCTATTCCACCTATTGGGAGTCCAAGAGCGACGGCTCCAGCGGGAGCGGCTACGACACCCTCTCAGGGACCTCGATGGCCACCCCGCACATGGTTGGCTTGGCGGCCTTGGCCATCAAGGCCAAGAACATCACCGGATCCGATGAAAAGGTGGTCCAGGCCGTGAGGGCGGCCCTTAAGGCCGCGGCCTCTCCGCTCTCCGACGAGATCCCGGTCGAGCAGCAGGGAAGCGGGATCGTGGACGCAGGAAAGCTCGTCAACCGCTGA
- a CDS encoding PD40 domain-containing protein — protein sequence MIRAWLLSALLTPSCAWAGSDVYIRLGGQKNRAELLDLALPAFTADNPAEASGAAVARQIREIVRADLLFSRYFNLLEDGKKTAGWLLTARASAAASKISVQARLTDLHSGETVFERYYRQDAAYVRAAAHRLADDVVQAMTGKPGIAHSWIALANNQTGTKEIYLMDYDGAGLRRITSDASINLLPRFSPDRRQLVYTSYKNGNPDLMLFDIAKGRTQVFSAEQGLNLPGGFSPDGTQLLMTLSRGQSPNLYIKEFPEGGLTRLTQHFGADSSPTFSPDAGQVAFVSDRSGNPQIYILDLITQRAKRLTGMNWCDSPAWSPTGEWLAFSGRAHHLDKMDIFLVDVTGNQVRQITRGEGSNENPSWSPDGRFIVFTSTRNGRSEIFVMDADGSAPHPLTNLPGNSFTPSWSN from the coding sequence GTGATCCGGGCCTGGCTCCTGTCCGCCCTGCTGACACCCTCCTGCGCATGGGCCGGTAGCGACGTCTACATCAGGCTCGGCGGACAGAAAAACAGGGCCGAGCTCCTGGACCTGGCCCTGCCCGCCTTCACTGCGGATAATCCGGCCGAGGCCTCCGGGGCGGCCGTGGCGCGCCAGATCCGGGAGATCGTCAGGGCCGACCTCCTCTTCTCTCGCTATTTCAACCTCCTAGAGGACGGCAAGAAGACCGCGGGCTGGCTCTTGACCGCTCGAGCCTCCGCGGCCGCGTCAAAGATATCCGTCCAGGCCCGCTTGACGGACCTCCACTCGGGGGAAACGGTCTTCGAGCGCTACTATCGCCAGGACGCCGCCTATGTCCGGGCCGCAGCCCACCGCCTGGCAGACGACGTGGTCCAGGCCATGACCGGCAAGCCGGGCATCGCGCACAGCTGGATCGCCTTGGCCAACAACCAGACGGGCACGAAGGAGATATACCTCATGGACTACGACGGGGCCGGCCTGAGGCGGATCACCAGCGACGCATCCATCAATCTTCTGCCCCGCTTCTCGCCGGACCGGCGCCAGCTTGTCTACACGAGCTACAAGAACGGCAACCCCGACCTCATGCTCTTCGACATCGCGAAAGGCCGAACCCAAGTTTTCTCCGCCGAGCAAGGATTGAACCTTCCCGGGGGATTCTCTCCGGACGGGACCCAGCTTCTCATGACCCTGTCTCGCGGCCAGAGCCCGAACCTGTACATAAAGGAGTTCCCGGAGGGAGGACTCACACGGCTCACCCAGCATTTCGGGGCCGACAGCTCCCCCACCTTCTCGCCCGACGCGGGACAAGTCGCCTTCGTCTCCGATCGCTCTGGCAACCCGCAAATCTACATCCTCGACCTGATCACGCAGAGGGCCAAGCGCCTGACCGGCATGAACTGGTGCGATTCCCCCGCATGGTCGCCCACCGGGGAATGGCTGGCTTTCTCGGGGCGAGCCCACCACCTCGACAAAATGGACATCTTCCTCGTGGACGTCACCGGGAACCAAGTGCGGCAAATCACGCGCGGGGAAGGCTCCAATGAAAATCCCTCCTGGTCGCCGGACGGGCGCTTCATCGTCTTCACTTCCACCAGGAACGGCCGCTCAGAAATATTCGTGATGGACGCCGACGGCTCCGCCCCCCATCCCCTGACGAACCTGCCGGGGAACAGCTTCACGCCTTCCTGGTCGAATTAG
- a CDS encoding response regulator transcription factor, whose protein sequence is MPKLLIIEDDPKIIRAIEKTISLSPAYVLRSISDPQEALPEVLKYKPDLILLDIRMPGGDGRVILKSLKENVASKHIPVIFLTGLSSEGDKVLGLNLGADDYVVKPFGAMELLARIHAVVRRYGLGQEAAPGLVEAGGLKLDSQNRTAVLDGEALKLQPKEFEILYLLASKPGRAFTRSYLIENSSSYGLPISTRSLDTHIKNIRKKLGRKSSLIETVPKLGYRFAP, encoded by the coding sequence ATGCCCAAGCTGCTGATCATCGAGGACGATCCCAAGATCATCAGGGCCATAGAAAAGACGATTTCTCTTTCTCCCGCCTATGTTTTGAGATCGATTTCGGACCCCCAGGAAGCGCTCCCCGAGGTTCTGAAATACAAGCCCGACCTGATCCTGCTCGACATCCGCATGCCCGGCGGGGACGGGAGGGTGATCCTCAAAAGCCTCAAGGAAAACGTCGCATCCAAGCACATACCGGTGATTTTCCTGACCGGCCTATCAAGCGAGGGCGACAAGGTCCTGGGCCTCAACCTAGGAGCCGACGATTACGTGGTCAAGCCTTTCGGGGCCATGGAGCTTCTGGCCAGGATACATGCCGTGGTCCGGCGCTATGGACTGGGCCAGGAGGCGGCCCCCGGCCTGGTGGAGGCGGGAGGGCTCAAGCTCGACAGCCAGAACCGCACGGCCGTCCTGGATGGCGAGGCCCTCAAGCTCCAGCCCAAGGAATTCGAGATACTGTATCTGCTGGCCTCCAAGCCCGGCCGGGCCTTCACGCGCTCCTATCTGATCGAGAACTCATCCTCCTACGGCTTGCCCATTTCCACCCGCAGCCTCGACACCCACATCAAGAACATCCGCAAGAAGCTTGGCCGCAAGTCATCCTTGATCGAGACCGTGCCCAAGCTGGGCTACCGCTTCGCGCCGTGA
- a CDS encoding diguanylate cyclase translates to MSNNSLLQPQDPEAPRVHLSSDFIRVKEYLEAIVASTADAICTTDTEGRILYFSPGAEKMTGYGSKEVVGRYAYEYYLGGRREADRIMKKLKKDEGLQNHEMVLKSKEGRRIHVSMSASLLKDRRGQIIGTLGISKDITHRVELENRLRELSITDNLTALYNQRYFQEQLSQEVRRARRQGYQLSLILMDLDGFKKVNDEKGHLEGDRLLKSFSAILLGHIRREMDTAYRYGGDEFVILLPGLGKELAEKVAQRIADAAAQKKDPCPVFFSFGVTTLAKSENPLEFLNKADRRMFQMKAQRKNPHQKRANPRVR, encoded by the coding sequence ATGTCAAACAACTCGCTTTTGCAGCCGCAGGACCCGGAGGCTCCGCGCGTCCATCTCTCCAGCGATTTTATCCGCGTCAAGGAATACCTGGAAGCCATCGTGGCCTCCACCGCCGACGCCATCTGCACGACGGACACCGAGGGCCGCATCCTCTATTTCAGCCCCGGAGCCGAGAAGATGACTGGCTATGGAAGCAAAGAGGTGGTCGGGCGTTACGCCTACGAGTATTACCTGGGAGGCCGCAGGGAGGCCGACCGCATCATGAAGAAGCTCAAGAAGGACGAGGGCCTGCAAAACCACGAGATGGTCCTAAAATCCAAGGAAGGCCGGCGCATCCACGTCAGCATGTCCGCCTCGCTCCTCAAGGATCGCCGGGGCCAAATCATCGGGACTCTCGGGATCTCAAAGGACATCACTCACCGCGTGGAACTGGAGAATCGCCTCCGGGAGCTCTCCATCACCGACAATCTGACCGCCCTCTACAACCAGCGCTACTTCCAGGAGCAGCTATCCCAGGAGGTCCGCCGCGCCCGCCGCCAGGGCTACCAGCTTTCCCTGATTCTGATGGATTTGGACGGCTTCAAGAAGGTCAACGACGAGAAGGGGCACTTGGAGGGCGACCGGCTCCTCAAAAGCTTTTCAGCCATCCTCCTAGGGCATATTAGGAGGGAGATGGACACGGCTTACCGCTACGGCGGCGATGAGTTCGTGATCCTCCTCCCGGGACTGGGCAAAGAATTGGCGGAGAAGGTAGCCCAAAGGATAGCCGACGCCGCGGCTCAGAAAAAGGATCCCTGTCCGGTCTTCTTTAGCTTCGGGGTGACGACCCTGGCAAAATCAGAAAACCCCCTCGAATTCCTCAACAAAGCAGACCGCCGCATGTTCCAGATGAAGGCCCAGCGAAAAAACCCCCACCAAAAGCGCGCTAACCCCCGAGTTCGCTGA
- a CDS encoding aminotransferase class I/II-fold pyridoxal phosphate-dependent enzyme — translation MRRVPAQGINLFQMIYALLREYEEKTGLEPLNLSLGNPDGVPEEPIRGLKARFAQDAGYDYHTYAEDRNLHRFCEGMVELHAGLRYWEHLHLKAVPIAGIKTATALMALACGLRSRGKGGKFTVVSNLPAYDVIGTWAESYLGAERIVWPLLSSENMRLGLDGLKEALRRRRIDRPDLIFVIRPGNPAAVGCTQGEWRALIEFCLESGARLVNDAAYAGLSLDTSHSALARVAKDYPELEWAELYSVSKSFNDPGARLGALVGSRDFVEDFVVIKGNTDSGPVPSAMAAYGTFFGDLPEAARSLRRLSELYRRRLDYLEPRIAGAGFRRACSTEAGFFTLWKAPREVLGVDLAKDPGTSVWAPHEAFNRLVISKTGIAGVHFMTPEAEPLIRYAVCADVLSPVFRERFEAGLARLKPRY, via the coding sequence ATGCGCCGCGTTCCCGCCCAAGGGATCAACCTCTTCCAGATGATCTATGCCCTGCTTAGGGAGTATGAGGAAAAAACGGGACTAGAGCCATTGAATTTGTCCCTTGGAAACCCCGACGGGGTTCCGGAGGAGCCTATCCGCGGGCTTAAGGCTCGCTTTGCCCAGGATGCGGGCTACGATTACCACACGTACGCCGAGGACCGCAATCTCCATCGCTTCTGCGAGGGCATGGTGGAGCTTCATGCGGGCCTGCGCTATTGGGAGCATCTCCATTTGAAGGCCGTGCCGATCGCGGGAATAAAGACAGCCACCGCGCTGATGGCGCTTGCCTGCGGCTTGAGGTCGAGGGGAAAAGGGGGGAAATTCACGGTCGTTTCCAACCTTCCGGCCTACGACGTGATCGGCACATGGGCAGAGAGTTACCTGGGGGCCGAACGGATCGTTTGGCCGCTTCTTTCCTCCGAGAATATGCGGCTCGGCCTGGACGGGCTCAAGGAGGCTCTGCGCCGGCGCAGGATCGACCGGCCTGACTTGATCTTCGTGATTCGCCCCGGAAACCCGGCGGCAGTGGGCTGCACGCAAGGAGAGTGGCGTGCCCTCATCGAGTTTTGCCTCGAGAGCGGCGCGCGCCTGGTCAATGACGCGGCCTACGCTGGCCTGTCCCTGGATACCTCCCACTCCGCTCTTGCCCGGGTGGCCAAGGACTATCCCGAGCTCGAGTGGGCCGAACTCTACTCCGTGAGCAAATCCTTCAACGATCCGGGGGCGCGCCTGGGGGCCCTGGTGGGTTCGAGGGATTTCGTGGAGGACTTCGTCGTCATCAAGGGCAACACCGACTCGGGGCCGGTGCCATCGGCCATGGCGGCTTACGGGACTTTTTTTGGGGACCTGCCGGAGGCGGCGCGGTCTCTGCGGCGCCTCTCCGAGCTCTACCGCAGGCGCTTGGATTATCTCGAGCCCCGCATCGCAGGGGCGGGCTTCCGGAGGGCCTGTTCCACCGAGGCCGGATTTTTTACCCTTTGGAAGGCGCCCCGAGAGGTTCTCGGCGTGGACTTGGCCAAGGACCCCGGGACCTCGGTGTGGGCCCCGCACGAGGCTTTCAACCGCCTGGTGATTTCCAAGACCGGAATCGCGGGGGTGCATTTTATGACCCCCGAGGCAGAGCCCTTGATCCGCTACGCGGTTTGCGCCGATGTCCTGTCTCCCGTCTTTCGGGAGCGCTTCGAAGCGGGGCTTGCCCGCCTCAAACCGCGTTATTAG